A genomic window from Dermacentor silvarum isolate Dsil-2018 chromosome 9, BIME_Dsil_1.4, whole genome shotgun sequence includes:
- the LOC119464685 gene encoding acetylcholinesterase-like, which translates to MTTSAALLAGLFLAVGLTASADDAFVERQTTEGMVRGNVLRVLGKAVEEYRGIPFAEPPVGKLRFRPPLPKRPWEGTVDATAGNTACPQVLVGGITLGNLNFTEDCLQLNVWVPEVATTPARVGLYLCGSTEEHSP; encoded by the exons ATGACGACGAGTGCAGCACTCCTGGCGGGCCTTTTTCTCGCAGTCGGGCTCACTGCCTCGGCCGACGATGCATTCGTTGAGAGGCAGACCACGGAAGGCATGGTTCGCGGCAACGTGCTACGTGTCCTGGGCAAGGCCGTCGAAGAGTACCGCGGCATTCCGTTCGCCGAGCCGCCTGTGGGAAAGCTCCGGTTTCGGCCTCCCCTTCCCAAACGACCTTGGGAGGGTACCGTGGATGCAACCGCTGGAAATACAGCCTGTCCTCAG GTGCTGGTAGGAGGAATCACCCTAGGCAACCTGAACTTCACAGAAGACTGCCTCCAGCTGAACGTATGGGTCCCAGAGGTTGCGACTACTCCGGCTCGCGTCGGCCTGTACTTGTGTGGATCCACGGAGGAGCATTCACCTtag